Proteins co-encoded in one Sebastes fasciatus isolate fSebFas1 chromosome 11, fSebFas1.pri, whole genome shotgun sequence genomic window:
- the LOC141776946 gene encoding nuclear receptor subfamily 2 group F member 6-like isoform X2 — MAMVSGGWGDPNGGTNGLPENKSYLRGGEEEEGSPQAGGSDMEAGDEDKSCVVDCVVCGDKSSGKHYGVFTCEGCKSFFKRSVRRNLSYTCRSNRECQIDQHHRNQCQYCRLKKCFRVGMRKEVQRGRIPPQPSLSPSITPLGGASGLGGGDFYNNNNNGGSGGGQPVSELISQLLRAEPYPSSRFGHQYNQQAGPDNAMGIDNICELAARLLFSTVEWARSIPYFPELPVSDQVALLRLSWSELFILNAAQSALPLHMAPLLAAAGFHSSPMSAERVVSFMDQVRVFQDQVDKLTRLQVDSAEYSCLKAIALFSPDACGLTDPVHVESLQEKAQVALTEYERMQYPSQPQRFGRLLLRLPALRAVPASLISQLFFMRLVGKTPIETLIRDMQLSGSSISWPYVPGQ; from the exons ATGGCCATGGTGAGTGGGGGCTGGGGAGATCCCAACGGGGGCACTAACGGGCTACCGGAGAACAAGAGCTACCTGCGaggcggagaggaggaggaaggctcTCCTCAGGCCGGAGGAAGCGACATGGAGGCCGGGGACGAGGACAAGTCGTGCGTGGTGGACTGCGTGGTGTGCGGGGACAAGTCCAGCGGGAAACACTACGGCGTGTTCACGTGCGAGGGCTGCAAGAGCTTCTTCAAGAGGAGCGTGAGGCGCAACCTCAGCTACACATGCAG ATCAAACAGAGAGTGTCAGATCGACCAGCACCACAGGAACCAGTGCCAGTACTGTCGACTGAAGAAATGTTTCCGCGTTGGCATGCGCAAAGAAG TTCAACGCGGTCGCATCCCACCTCAGCCGAGCCTCAGCCCCTCCATCACGCCCCTAGGTGGCGCCAGCGGCCTTGGAGGTGGCGActtctacaacaacaacaacaacggcgGGAGCGGCGGCGGTCAGCCGGTGTCGGAGCTCATTTCCCAGCTGCTGCGAGCCGAGCCGTACCCCAGCAGTCGGTTTGGACACCAGTACAACCAACAGGCCGGGCCAGATAACGCCATGGGGATCGATAACATCTGTGAACTGGCTGCCAGGCTGCTCTTCAGCACCGTGGAGTGGGCCAGAAGCATCCCTTACTTCCCCGAGCTGCCCGTGTCAGATCAG GTGGCCCTGCTGAGGCTGAGCTGGAGCGAGCTCTTCATCCTCAACGCCGCCCAGTCGGCCCTGCCGCTCCACATGGCTCCCCTGCTGGCCGCGGCCGGCTTCCACTCCTCGCCCATGTCCGCGGAGCGCGTGGTGTCCTTCATGGACCAGGTGAGGGTGTTCCAGGACCAGGTGGACAAGCTGACCCGGCTGCAGGTGGACTCGGCTGAGTACAGTTGTCTCAAGGCCATCGCGCTGTTCTCACCAG ACGCCTGTGGTCTCACAGACCCGGTCCACGTGGAGTCTCTGCAGGAGAAGGCTCAGGTTGCTCTGACGGAGTATGAGAGGATGCAGTACCCGAGTCAGCCTCAGCGCTTCGGACGCCTGCTCCTGCGCCTCCCCGCCCTGCGTGCCGTCCCCGCCAGCCTCATCTCGCAGCTCTTCTTCATGCGCCTGGTAGGAAAGACACCCATCGAGACGCTGATCCGGGACATGCAGCTCTCCGGAAGCTCCATCAGCTGGCCGTATGTCCCAGGACAATAG
- the LOC141776946 gene encoding nuclear receptor subfamily 2 group F member 6-like isoform X1, whose protein sequence is MAMVSGGWGDPNGGTNGLPENKSYLRGGEEEEGSPQAGGSDMEAGDEDKSCVVDCVVCGDKSSGKHYGVFTCEGCKSFFKRSVRRNLSYTCRSNRECQIDQHHRNQCQYCRLKKCFRVGMRKEAVQRGRIPPQPSLSPSITPLGGASGLGGGDFYNNNNNGGSGGGQPVSELISQLLRAEPYPSSRFGHQYNQQAGPDNAMGIDNICELAARLLFSTVEWARSIPYFPELPVSDQVALLRLSWSELFILNAAQSALPLHMAPLLAAAGFHSSPMSAERVVSFMDQVRVFQDQVDKLTRLQVDSAEYSCLKAIALFSPDACGLTDPVHVESLQEKAQVALTEYERMQYPSQPQRFGRLLLRLPALRAVPASLISQLFFMRLVGKTPIETLIRDMQLSGSSISWPYVPGQ, encoded by the exons ATGGCCATGGTGAGTGGGGGCTGGGGAGATCCCAACGGGGGCACTAACGGGCTACCGGAGAACAAGAGCTACCTGCGaggcggagaggaggaggaaggctcTCCTCAGGCCGGAGGAAGCGACATGGAGGCCGGGGACGAGGACAAGTCGTGCGTGGTGGACTGCGTGGTGTGCGGGGACAAGTCCAGCGGGAAACACTACGGCGTGTTCACGTGCGAGGGCTGCAAGAGCTTCTTCAAGAGGAGCGTGAGGCGCAACCTCAGCTACACATGCAG ATCAAACAGAGAGTGTCAGATCGACCAGCACCACAGGAACCAGTGCCAGTACTGTCGACTGAAGAAATGTTTCCGCGTTGGCATGCGCAAAGAAG CAGTTCAACGCGGTCGCATCCCACCTCAGCCGAGCCTCAGCCCCTCCATCACGCCCCTAGGTGGCGCCAGCGGCCTTGGAGGTGGCGActtctacaacaacaacaacaacggcgGGAGCGGCGGCGGTCAGCCGGTGTCGGAGCTCATTTCCCAGCTGCTGCGAGCCGAGCCGTACCCCAGCAGTCGGTTTGGACACCAGTACAACCAACAGGCCGGGCCAGATAACGCCATGGGGATCGATAACATCTGTGAACTGGCTGCCAGGCTGCTCTTCAGCACCGTGGAGTGGGCCAGAAGCATCCCTTACTTCCCCGAGCTGCCCGTGTCAGATCAG GTGGCCCTGCTGAGGCTGAGCTGGAGCGAGCTCTTCATCCTCAACGCCGCCCAGTCGGCCCTGCCGCTCCACATGGCTCCCCTGCTGGCCGCGGCCGGCTTCCACTCCTCGCCCATGTCCGCGGAGCGCGTGGTGTCCTTCATGGACCAGGTGAGGGTGTTCCAGGACCAGGTGGACAAGCTGACCCGGCTGCAGGTGGACTCGGCTGAGTACAGTTGTCTCAAGGCCATCGCGCTGTTCTCACCAG ACGCCTGTGGTCTCACAGACCCGGTCCACGTGGAGTCTCTGCAGGAGAAGGCTCAGGTTGCTCTGACGGAGTATGAGAGGATGCAGTACCCGAGTCAGCCTCAGCGCTTCGGACGCCTGCTCCTGCGCCTCCCCGCCCTGCGTGCCGTCCCCGCCAGCCTCATCTCGCAGCTCTTCTTCATGCGCCTGGTAGGAAAGACACCCATCGAGACGCTGATCCGGGACATGCAGCTCTCCGGAAGCTCCATCAGCTGGCCGTATGTCCCAGGACAATAG